Part of the Acidimicrobiales bacterium genome, CTCGAGGACCTCGAAGACGACGACGGCGACGACCTAGACCTCGAAGCCGACGAGGCGGAGGACGAGGAGGAGGACGTGGCCGCCGTCGCTTTGAAGGCCCGCGACGAGGAGGACGAAGAGGACGAGGACGAGGACGAGGACTCCGACGATGTGGAGGCCAGCCTCGACGTCATCTTGAAGGAGCGTCTCGTCGTGATGGAGGAGGACGAGGACGACGAGGACGACGAGGACGTCGTCGACACCGACGACCGCAGCGAGAGCCCCCTCCGCGTCCTTCCCAAGCAGCCCGGCGAGTTCGTCTGCCAGTCCTGCTTCCTCGTCAAGCACCCCAGCCAGCTGGCCGACCCCGCCGCGCAGCTCTGCCGAGACTGCGTGTAGGAACCCACCGAAAGCGAGGACCCTCACCGTGCCCCAACCGCGTTCGCC contains:
- a CDS encoding DUF4193 family protein, which codes for MPKDDLDEDLLDENDEMPEDLDEEDLGDLDDEDAVLEDLEDDDGDDLDLEADEAEDEEEDVAAVALKARDEEDEEDEDEDEDSDDVEASLDVILKERLVVMEEDEDDEDDEDVVDTDDRSESPLRVLPKQPGEFVCQSCFLVKHPSQLADPAAQLCRDCV